The proteins below come from a single Limosilactobacillus reuteri genomic window:
- a CDS encoding Nramp family divalent metal transporter, whose protein sequence is MDDTKNQHRKHKLIEYANGKSLEEINGTVEVPRGKGFWRTLFAYSGPGALVAVGYMDPGNWSTSITGGQSFQYTLMTTILISSLIAMLLQYMAAKLGIVSQMDLAQATRARTGKALGIILWIMTELAIMATDIAEVIGAAIALNLLFHIPLIPSVFITVLDVLVLLLLTKIGFRKIEAIVACLILVILFVFAYQVALSNPNWGGVFMGLLPSAKAIAQHPEISGITPLTGSLGIIGATVMPHNLYLHSAISQTRKIDHNDLDSIRQTVRFTTWDSNIQLSLAFIVNALLLIMGVAVFKTGAVQDSSFFGLYDALNNTSMLSNPILIAVAKSGVLSTLFAVALLASGQNSTITGTLTGQVIMEGFIHMRMPLWARRLVTRIISVIPVIACVAMTSGENTIQQHTALNLLMENSQVFLAFALPFSMLPLLMMTNSEVEMGEFKNSGWVKACGWISVIALTFLNLYNLPATYEGFGIWAKGTSDVLAYITIIVILALLIWTCVELYKGDKRFAAEGKGFGQREAQMKDSAVED, encoded by the coding sequence GTGGACGACACAAAGAATCAACACCGGAAGCATAAACTTATTGAATATGCTAACGGTAAATCACTAGAGGAAATCAACGGAACAGTTGAAGTTCCTCGTGGAAAAGGCTTCTGGCGAACATTATTCGCTTACTCTGGTCCCGGTGCATTAGTTGCTGTGGGTTACATGGATCCAGGTAACTGGTCAACTTCAATTACTGGTGGACAGAGTTTCCAATATACCTTAATGACTACTATCTTGATTTCAAGTTTGATTGCGATGTTGCTTCAATACATGGCGGCTAAACTCGGAATCGTGAGCCAAATGGACCTTGCTCAGGCAACACGGGCACGTACCGGTAAAGCATTAGGTATTATCTTATGGATTATGACTGAGTTGGCGATTATGGCTACTGATATCGCTGAAGTTATCGGGGCTGCTATTGCTTTAAACTTACTATTCCACATTCCGTTGATCCCATCTGTATTTATTACTGTTCTTGATGTTTTAGTACTGCTATTATTAACCAAGATCGGATTCCGGAAGATTGAAGCAATTGTTGCATGTTTGATCTTGGTAATCTTGTTTGTTTTTGCTTACCAAGTTGCCTTATCTAACCCTAACTGGGGTGGCGTATTTATGGGTCTCCTTCCATCAGCTAAGGCAATTGCCCAACATCCAGAAATTAGTGGTATTACTCCATTAACTGGATCATTAGGTATTATCGGTGCGACTGTTATGCCTCACAACCTATATCTCCACTCAGCAATTTCTCAAACTCGGAAGATTGACCACAATGATCTTGATAGCATTCGTCAAACTGTTCGTTTTACTACTTGGGATTCAAATATCCAATTATCCTTAGCATTTATTGTTAACGCCCTTCTTTTAATCATGGGGGTTGCTGTTTTCAAGACTGGTGCTGTTCAAGATAGTTCTTTCTTCGGTTTATATGATGCCCTGAATAACACTTCTATGCTTAGTAATCCAATCTTAATTGCGGTTGCTAAATCTGGTGTATTGTCAACTTTATTTGCAGTTGCTTTACTTGCCTCTGGTCAAAATTCAACTATTACTGGAACATTAACCGGTCAAGTTATCATGGAAGGTTTCATTCATATGCGGATGCCTTTATGGGCACGACGGTTAGTTACCCGGATTATTTCCGTTATTCCAGTTATTGCTTGTGTTGCTATGACGAGTGGTGAGAATACCATCCAACAACACACCGCCTTGAACCTTTTAATGGAAAATTCACAGGTATTCTTAGCTTTTGCCCTTCCATTCTCAATGTTGCCATTATTGATGATGACTAACAGTGAGGTTGAAATGGGTGAATTTAAGAATAGTGGCTGGGTTAAGGCTTGCGGTTGGATCTCTGTAATTGCCCTTACCTTCTTAAATCTCTACAACCTTCCTGCAACTTATGAAGGTTTTGGTATTTGGGCAAAAGGGACATCCGATGTTCTCGCATATATCACGATTATTGTCATTCTTGCTCTTCTTATCTGGACTTGTGTTGAACTCTACAAAGGGGACAAGCGCTTTGCTGCTGAAGGTAAAGGATTCGGACAACGTGAAGCTCAAATGAAAGATTCAGCTGTAGAAGATTAA
- a CDS encoding MerR family transcriptional regulator codes for MSRSLSLKDIQQIINDTDNNILKSLIVNQRRKLKQEIKDASEQLASLSQLETFLNKHSDFPGNISQSIFDKIKKTKKLKQLRIKLLLIGISIDFILWGSILYFLFYQGNLIWLLLGILITVALTWYIAINYYHHTCYICPHCFHKFRVSLSKWLFARHTPNTRYLTCDKCSQKNYCILNFKNKLATGLK; via the coding sequence TTGTCTCGCTCCCTCAGCTTAAAAGACATTCAACAGATTATTAATGACACTGACAACAATATTCTAAAAAGCCTAATTGTTAACCAACGAAGAAAACTCAAGCAGGAAATTAAAGACGCTTCAGAACAATTAGCAAGTCTATCTCAATTAGAAACTTTTTTGAATAAACATTCTGATTTCCCAGGAAATATCAGTCAAAGTATTTTTGACAAGATCAAGAAAACAAAGAAGTTAAAACAGTTACGAATTAAATTATTGCTTATTGGTATCAGTATCGACTTCATTCTTTGGGGTAGCATTCTTTACTTTCTTTTTTATCAAGGAAATTTGATATGGTTATTATTAGGAATTCTTATTACAGTTGCTTTAACTTGGTATATTGCTATAAATTATTACCATCATACTTGCTATATTTGTCCTCATTGTTTTCATAAGTTTAGGGTGTCGCTTAGTAAATGGCTTTTTGCCCGTCATACTCCTAATACAAGATATCTTACCTGTGACAAGTGTTCACAAAAAAATTATTGTATCCTAAATTTCAAGAATAAGTTAGCCACTGGACTTAAATAA
- a CDS encoding MerR family DNA-binding transcriptional regulator, with protein sequence MYTTGQLAKKCNVSIRTIQYYDCRGLLHAKRTENGLRHYNYQDLKQLQEGTVT encoded by the coding sequence ATGTATACGACTGGTCAATTAGCAAAAAAATGTAATGTTTCAATCAGGACAATCCAATACTATGACTGCCGTGGGTTGCTTCATGCTAAACGAACTGAAAACGGATTGCGCCATTATAATTATCAAGACCTTAAACAACTTCAAGAAGGGACTGTGACATAA
- the cysK gene encoding cysteine synthase A, whose amino-acid sequence MTKITNSIVNLIGNTPIVKLNRVVPEDAADVYVKLEFFNPGGSIKDRIALAMIEEAEKAGKLQAGGTIVEPTSGNTGVGLAMVAAAKGYHLVITMPETMSVERRKLMQGYGAELILTPGADGMKGAIAKAEELVKEKGYFMPMQFDNPANPAIHEETTGKEILEAFGDDIPDAFIAGVGTGGTLTGVGHALKKANPNVQIYALEPAESPVLKEGKGGKHKIQGISAGFIPKVLDTDVYNGILEIKSDDAITMAREVGHQEGILVGISAGANIKGAIEVAKKLGKGKQVITVAPDGGDRYLSTELFNY is encoded by the coding sequence ATGACGAAAATCACTAATTCAATCGTAAATTTAATCGGTAATACTCCGATTGTTAAGTTAAATCGCGTTGTTCCTGAAGATGCAGCAGACGTTTATGTAAAACTTGAATTCTTTAATCCTGGTGGTTCAATTAAGGATCGGATTGCCCTTGCCATGATTGAAGAAGCTGAAAAAGCTGGTAAATTACAAGCAGGTGGCACTATTGTTGAACCAACCTCTGGAAACACTGGTGTTGGCCTAGCCATGGTTGCCGCTGCCAAGGGATACCATCTTGTCATCACCATGCCAGAAACAATGAGTGTTGAACGCCGGAAACTCATGCAAGGTTATGGAGCCGAACTTATTCTTACTCCCGGTGCCGACGGAATGAAGGGTGCAATTGCAAAAGCAGAAGAACTAGTTAAAGAAAAAGGCTACTTTATGCCAATGCAATTTGATAATCCAGCAAATCCAGCAATTCATGAAGAAACTACAGGAAAAGAAATTCTTGAAGCATTTGGCGATGATATTCCTGACGCATTTATTGCTGGTGTTGGTACTGGAGGAACACTTACCGGGGTGGGTCACGCATTGAAAAAAGCTAATCCTAATGTCCAAATTTATGCTCTTGAACCAGCAGAATCTCCAGTATTAAAAGAAGGAAAAGGTGGCAAGCACAAAATCCAAGGGATCAGTGCTGGCTTTATCCCGAAAGTTCTTGATACTGATGTTTACAACGGAATCCTTGAAATTAAGAGCGATGACGCTATTACGATGGCACGTGAAGTTGGTCATCAAGAAGGAATTCTTGTTGGTATCTCAGCTGGTGCTAATATCAAAGGTGCGATTGAAGTCGCCAAAAAGCTTGGTAAGGGTAAGCAAGTTATTACTGTTGCTCCCGATGGCGGTGACCGTTACCTTTCAACAGAATTGTTTAATTACTAA
- a CDS encoding homoserine O-acetyltransferase/O-succinyltransferase family protein, whose amino-acid sequence MTADPLRIGILNLMHDKVDTQLRFTKVLSEGSYNVDVQYFYPQTHYTSRPVPDIVQEISQPLDFKQVATIDAFIITGAPIEQLTFEEITYLDEIHQLIDVLVANNIPQLYICWGAMAAANYLYDIPKFQLPEKIFGVFHNYLRAQDPLLKGLPDGFLAPHARYAELDIDKIMKDPRLVINAVTKNNFLFSFRAREKNQYFLFSHLEYGKDALLKEYLRERNANPGVEYIKPQNYFRDPLHMKDPEFSWATTQRVFFDNWLHSVADHIATQQFVKE is encoded by the coding sequence ATGACGGCAGATCCATTAAGAATAGGAATTCTTAACTTAATGCATGACAAAGTAGATACTCAACTGCGATTTACAAAAGTACTTTCTGAGGGATCCTACAATGTTGATGTACAATACTTTTACCCTCAAACACACTATACTTCTCGCCCTGTCCCTGACATTGTTCAAGAGATTTCCCAGCCTTTAGATTTTAAACAAGTTGCCACAATAGATGCTTTTATTATCACTGGCGCGCCAATCGAACAACTCACATTTGAAGAAATTACATATCTTGATGAGATTCATCAATTGATTGACGTATTAGTTGCCAATAACATTCCACAACTTTACATTTGCTGGGGCGCGATGGCAGCTGCTAACTATCTTTATGATATTCCAAAATTTCAATTACCTGAAAAAATTTTTGGAGTCTTCCACAATTATTTGCGCGCGCAAGACCCTCTCTTAAAAGGATTACCTGATGGTTTTCTTGCTCCCCATGCTCGTTATGCCGAACTTGATATTGACAAGATTATGAAAGATCCACGATTAGTTATTAATGCTGTGACCAAAAATAATTTCTTATTCTCGTTCCGCGCTCGAGAAAAGAATCAATACTTTCTTTTCTCCCATCTTGAATACGGAAAGGATGCCCTTTTAAAGGAATACTTACGAGAGCGGAATGCTAATCCCGGTGTTGAGTATATCAAGCCGCAAAACTACTTTCGCGATCCGCTTCATATGAAAGATCCTGAATTTAGCTGGGCAACTACCCAACGAGTATTCTTTGATAATTGGCTTCATTCAGTTGCGGATCACATAGCTACACAACAATTTGTAAAGGAGTAA
- a CDS encoding ABC transporter permease: protein MMLFFKLINSSFKRNLKVYIPYLISMTMLVAINYIFKAVEINRSLKDLPSAAVTKALMQTGSTFIILVTLAFMIYVNRFLWQQRQQEMGLYSMLGMTRHNLQVLTVIEKCYLLVISLFLGTLFGIIFDRLAFLGFAHLLQIDHLSQPWIEWGAVINTIVIIGGFFLILMVIDLIKLFRLNPNELWHPQQTKIARHGKFFTFAGLVGVAVLAYAYYLTITVKPRISALTIFMTAVFLVVIGTYLIFIAGSIIVLKLLQKNKGYYYRPRHFIAVSGMLQRMEQNGASLATICLLCSSVLVILFTSLTMYAGINDTVNSYAPRDLTIVTSQKLTAQQESTINSVAKKHHAQLNKPVTFTTSAPQYGYWENNHFINQGDLQNMTNQTTNTVITMSTATYNRITDKYVKLAANKALIYSPAKEHRGALQIGTQKYQATPIYDFHYYFNPSHAIYSPIFIITNMLPANTTTINFTGINYHLNGSKKAHLNFENDLQAQLHLPNQVYSSRTNLRSQLTSLYGGIVFLGIPISFALGITTTVVIYFKQITEGYEDQYRFKTMQQVGLSEKETTKSIHSQVLMVFMLPVVGAIINLCFAIPAIRQILIQFNFYNVRLMIIIAVSITFILLCLYFAIYGLTTRMYRKIVEQG from the coding sequence ATGATGCTCTTTTTCAAACTGATTAATTCAAGTTTTAAGCGTAATCTTAAAGTTTACATCCCTTACCTCATATCAATGACAATGCTAGTCGCCATTAACTATATTTTTAAGGCAGTTGAAATTAATCGCAGTCTTAAAGATTTGCCAAGCGCGGCAGTTACTAAAGCATTAATGCAAACAGGATCAACTTTTATTATCCTTGTAACACTTGCGTTTATGATCTATGTTAATCGCTTCTTATGGCAACAGCGTCAACAAGAAATGGGTCTTTATAGTATGTTGGGGATGACGAGACATAACTTACAAGTGCTAACAGTCATTGAAAAGTGCTATCTTTTAGTAATTAGTCTTTTTCTCGGGACTTTATTTGGTATTATTTTTGATCGCCTCGCTTTTCTTGGCTTTGCTCATCTCTTGCAAATTGATCATTTATCTCAACCTTGGATTGAATGGGGCGCTGTGATAAATACAATCGTCATCATTGGCGGCTTTTTCTTAATTTTAATGGTCATTGATCTGATCAAACTATTTCGGCTAAATCCAAACGAATTATGGCACCCCCAACAAACTAAAATCGCGCGTCATGGTAAGTTCTTTACTTTTGCTGGCCTTGTGGGTGTTGCAGTCCTTGCCTACGCCTATTATCTTACAATTACAGTTAAACCGCGGATATCTGCTTTAACAATATTCATGACTGCCGTCTTCTTAGTTGTGATTGGAACATACCTCATTTTTATTGCTGGTAGCATCATTGTCCTTAAACTCCTGCAAAAAAACAAAGGATATTACTATCGCCCTCGCCACTTTATCGCGGTTTCTGGAATGTTACAACGGATGGAACAAAATGGTGCTAGTCTTGCAACGATTTGTTTACTCTGTAGCTCTGTCCTTGTAATTTTATTTACATCTTTAACTATGTATGCCGGCATTAATGATACGGTCAATTCTTATGCCCCACGCGACCTTACAATTGTCACCTCGCAGAAACTTACTGCACAACAAGAATCGACCATCAATTCTGTTGCCAAAAAACACCATGCTCAACTTAATAAGCCTGTTACCTTTACAACGAGCGCTCCGCAATACGGCTACTGGGAAAATAATCATTTCATCAACCAAGGTGATTTACAGAATATGACTAATCAAACTACCAATACGGTCATTACCATGTCGACAGCAACTTATAATCGGATTACGGATAAATATGTTAAATTAGCAGCAAATAAGGCCTTAATTTATTCTCCCGCTAAAGAGCATCGTGGTGCTTTACAGATTGGTACACAAAAATACCAAGCTACTCCTATCTATGACTTTCACTACTATTTCAATCCAAGTCACGCGATTTATTCGCCAATTTTTATAATCACAAATATGCTTCCGGCAAACACTACCACAATTAACTTCACAGGAATTAATTATCACTTAAATGGTAGTAAGAAAGCTCATCTTAACTTTGAAAATGACCTTCAAGCCCAGCTTCACTTGCCAAACCAAGTATATTCTTCCCGGACAAACCTTCGTAGTCAATTGACCAGTCTCTATGGCGGAATCGTCTTTTTAGGAATTCCCATTAGCTTTGCCCTAGGAATCACGACAACTGTTGTAATTTACTTTAAACAAATTACTGAAGGTTATGAAGATCAATATCGTTTCAAGACGATGCAACAAGTTGGTTTAAGCGAGAAAGAAACAACCAAGAGTATTCATAGTCAAGTATTGATGGTCTTTATGTTGCCAGTAGTTGGTGCAATAATTAACCTTTGCTTTGCGATCCCTGCAATTCGACAAATTCTAATTCAATTTAATTTCTATAATGTTCGATTGATGATAATAATTGCCGTCTCAATTACCTTTATCCTCCTATGCCTCTACTTTGCTATTTACGGACTTACTACCAGGATGTATCGTAAAATCGTTGAGCAAGGTTAA
- a CDS encoding ABC transporter ATP-binding protein: MTLLNIQHVQRVYNRNSANPVMALKDITFKVEEGEYVAIMGESGAGKSTLLNIIATLEQATNGQAILNGQDLRQLSKDDAARYRREHLSFVFQHFNLLDSLSNRDNIYLPLVLAKTPVATMEERIKPLIDRLRINKIIDRFPSEISGGQQQRIAIARALITHPDLLLADEPTGALDSNTSNEILELFDEVNANDQTIIMVTHSAAAASHAKRTLFIKDGRIYHELYRGDLSLKDYQQQISQTMMTLTNGGE; this comes from the coding sequence ATGACATTATTAAACATTCAACACGTTCAACGCGTCTATAATCGTAACTCTGCCAATCCAGTAATGGCCTTAAAAGATATTACCTTTAAAGTTGAAGAGGGAGAGTATGTTGCAATTATGGGAGAATCTGGTGCTGGTAAAAGTACCTTATTAAATATAATTGCAACTTTAGAACAAGCAACTAACGGACAAGCAATCCTTAATGGTCAAGATCTCCGTCAACTTTCCAAAGACGATGCAGCACGTTATAGACGGGAACACCTCAGCTTTGTTTTCCAGCATTTCAACTTACTTGATAGTCTCTCAAATCGCGACAATATTTACTTACCACTTGTTCTAGCAAAAACTCCGGTTGCAACGATGGAAGAACGGATTAAGCCTTTAATTGATCGCTTACGTATTAATAAAATTATTGATCGTTTTCCAAGTGAGATTTCTGGAGGACAGCAACAAAGAATTGCCATTGCACGGGCGTTAATTACCCATCCTGACCTCCTTCTCGCTGACGAACCTACTGGAGCTCTAGATTCGAACACCAGTAACGAAATTCTTGAGCTCTTTGATGAAGTTAATGCTAACGATCAAACAATTATTATGGTTACGCACAGTGCCGCGGCTGCTAGTCATGCTAAACGCACACTCTTCATTAAGGATGGTCGAATCTATCATGAACTCTATCGTGGTGATCTTTCCCTTAAAGACTACCAACAACAAATTAGTCAGACAATGATGACCTTAACGAATGGCGGTGAATAA
- a CDS encoding sensor histidine kinase, whose translation MNKRYFKLFWRSILLPTIGYLFLLGLVGLLVILYNLPTVFWGDVIRFSLPFFIVWLIGSGAIKYYRLRHLNISQLDKFTPTNMTEGKLVELLQDEQAKNIDTIRQLQATQHEQLDHLELFTHEIKNYLTSLNAAAENSPTVASTEVKKNIHQANYYLNLLLNDERLAINNHDYDFQWIDIANLINNILQQNSAVFIHKQLIPELTGLDGIKVLTDRKWLHFCIEQLLSNAIKYSSPNSTINISWEMNSLRIADHGCGISMNDLPRIFDNSFTGKNGHRTTAATGMGLYLVKKVTEHLNFKVSISSVQSQGTTAILSFLPDNIRSSN comes from the coding sequence ATGAATAAACGTTATTTTAAATTATTTTGGCGTTCAATCCTTCTTCCTACTATTGGCTATCTTTTTCTCTTAGGTCTGGTTGGGCTTTTAGTAATTTTATATAATCTCCCAACTGTTTTTTGGGGCGATGTGATTCGCTTTTCTCTTCCCTTTTTTATAGTATGGCTTATCGGTAGTGGTGCAATTAAATATTATCGATTGCGCCATTTAAATATTTCTCAGCTCGATAAATTCACTCCTACCAATATGACTGAGGGAAAACTTGTTGAACTATTGCAAGATGAACAAGCAAAAAACATTGACACAATTCGACAGTTACAAGCAACTCAGCATGAACAACTTGACCACCTTGAATTATTTACTCATGAAATTAAAAACTATTTGACTAGTCTTAATGCCGCGGCAGAAAATTCACCAACTGTCGCAAGTACAGAAGTAAAAAAGAATATCCACCAAGCTAACTATTATCTCAATTTGTTGTTAAATGACGAACGACTAGCGATTAATAATCATGATTACGATTTTCAATGGATCGATATTGCCAACTTAATTAATAATATTTTGCAACAAAATTCTGCGGTCTTCATTCATAAACAATTGATTCCAGAATTAACCGGCTTGGACGGAATTAAAGTTCTCACTGATCGTAAATGGTTGCATTTTTGCATTGAACAACTACTTTCAAACGCAATCAAATACTCATCCCCTAATAGTACAATTAATATTTCCTGGGAAATGAATTCTTTGCGGATCGCTGACCATGGATGTGGCATCTCAATGAATGATCTTCCGCGAATCTTTGACAATAGTTTTACCGGAAAAAATGGGCACCGAACAACTGCTGCTACCGGGATGGGATTGTACCTTGTTAAAAAAGTCACTGAGCACTTAAATTTCAAGGTTAGCATCTCATCAGTTCAATCTCAGGGAACGACAGCAATTCTATCTTTCTTACCAGATAATATCAGATCATCAAACTAA
- a CDS encoding response regulator transcription factor — translation MYDEFKSIYGETIMAKIFIVEDNPDIIHSTTQELNKWQHDVITVNDWQNVANEILATSPDLVLFDITLPTFDGFYWIQEVRKHSQVPIIVISAAEIDTNVMHAVAAGADDYIMKPFAMTVLLAKIQALLRRNKQTTDAEEIMWDHNSFNPLTNILMNENGTAQLTPTEGAMLQVLLSHRNKTVSKEQLLQWLWQGGKYLNENTLNVNISRLRTKLSTIGLRQCIHTERGLGYRLVENNE, via the coding sequence ATGTATGATGAGTTTAAATCTATTTACGGGGAAACAATTATGGCTAAAATATTTATCGTTGAAGATAATCCTGATATTATCCATTCCACAACTCAAGAATTAAATAAATGGCAGCACGATGTTATCACAGTTAACGACTGGCAAAACGTTGCAAATGAAATTCTTGCTACAAGCCCAGATCTGGTCTTATTTGATATTACCCTCCCGACGTTCGATGGCTTTTATTGGATTCAAGAGGTTCGTAAACATAGTCAAGTGCCGATTATAGTTATTTCTGCGGCTGAAATTGATACCAATGTCATGCATGCAGTGGCCGCGGGGGCAGATGATTATATTATGAAGCCATTTGCGATGACGGTGCTTTTAGCTAAAATTCAAGCTTTATTACGGCGGAATAAGCAAACGACTGATGCAGAAGAAATAATGTGGGATCATAATTCATTCAATCCCCTTACTAATATTCTTATGAACGAAAACGGTACTGCCCAGCTCACTCCAACTGAAGGTGCTATGCTCCAAGTTTTACTCAGTCACCGTAATAAAACCGTTTCTAAGGAGCAATTACTTCAATGGTTATGGCAAGGTGGCAAATACCTTAATGAGAACACCCTTAACGTTAATATTAGTCGGTTAAGAACTAAGCTAAGCACAATTGGTTTACGGCAATGTATTCACACAGAACGTGGCCTTGGCTATCGATTGGTGGAAAACAATGAATAA
- a CDS encoding aldo/keto reductase, protein MDIKDNLLTLADGNEMPQEGFGLYKVDGQATMNQAVKKAYEDGYRLFDTAQLYGNEQEVGTAFKQLAIPRDNIFVTTKVAEENQGYDKAIESVKESLRKLQMDYVDLLLVHWPIKRSFFDTWRAFEEMKKEGLTRSIGVSNYQMIHLQYLATQANEMPVVDQIELHPLLTQKPLLEFNRQHQIVTQAWSPLGRGAVLNEPVLKDIAAAHNKSTAQIILRWHLQNGVSFIPKSVHEERIAQNADIYDFELNAQEMAQIDALNAYHRTGREPELVYEYNKQY, encoded by the coding sequence ATGGATATTAAGGACAACCTATTAACTCTTGCCGATGGAAATGAAATGCCTCAAGAAGGTTTTGGCCTTTATAAGGTAGATGGCCAAGCGACAATGAATCAAGCAGTCAAAAAGGCATATGAAGATGGGTATCGGCTTTTTGATACGGCTCAGTTATACGGAAATGAGCAAGAAGTGGGGACGGCTTTTAAGCAATTAGCCATTCCGCGCGATAATATTTTTGTGACAACTAAAGTGGCAGAAGAAAATCAAGGTTACGATAAGGCCATTGAATCTGTCAAAGAATCCTTACGTAAATTACAAATGGATTACGTTGATTTGTTGCTTGTTCACTGGCCAATTAAACGATCATTTTTTGACACCTGGCGAGCTTTTGAAGAAATGAAAAAAGAAGGGCTGACTAGGTCAATTGGTGTAAGTAATTACCAAATGATTCATCTTCAATATTTGGCAACCCAAGCAAATGAAATGCCAGTTGTTGATCAAATTGAGTTGCATCCGCTATTAACACAAAAACCACTATTAGAATTTAATCGTCAACATCAAATAGTAACGCAAGCCTGGAGTCCATTAGGGCGAGGAGCAGTTCTCAATGAACCAGTATTAAAAGATATTGCTGCTGCTCATAATAAATCCACCGCGCAAATTATACTGCGGTGGCATCTCCAGAATGGTGTTTCTTTTATTCCCAAGTCAGTTCATGAAGAGCGAATTGCCCAAAACGCTGATATTTATGATTTTGAACTTAACGCCCAAGAAATGGCACAGATAGATGCATTAAATGCTTATCATCGTACTGGTCGTGAACCAGAATTAGTTTATGAATACAATAAACAATATTAA
- the pnuC gene encoding nicotinamide riboside transporter PnuC, which translates to MISDYFKFLAHQLKGWPQQNYYLFFFSLGCQVMTLVSAPITWVTVITFIGTTLGVLCVLAINAAKSVNGFLGILSALCFIIAGFSAKNYLSIAEQIAYVITLDLPVLLSTNWNVNMASKIRKFNARSWTVAVIATIIVYFVSGYLIGHLTDDPRPWIDAISFSISLSAGVICFLRFNNQYFWWLASGLAQLVLWFVSYKQGSATLAMAVNSSIYLINDVLAFTISPWYNERERQRLSKEEAAYAKELGLE; encoded by the coding sequence ATGATTAGCGATTATTTTAAATTTCTTGCCCACCAATTAAAGGGCTGGCCACAACAAAATTATTACCTATTCTTTTTCAGTCTTGGCTGTCAGGTAATGACTTTAGTTAGTGCTCCAATAACGTGGGTAACTGTCATTACATTTATTGGAACCACGCTTGGAGTACTTTGCGTTTTAGCAATCAATGCTGCTAAGTCGGTAAATGGTTTCTTAGGTATTTTATCAGCATTATGTTTCATCATTGCTGGTTTTAGTGCTAAAAATTATTTAAGTATTGCCGAACAAATCGCCTATGTTATTACCCTCGATTTACCAGTATTACTTTCCACAAATTGGAATGTTAACATGGCATCAAAGATCCGTAAATTCAATGCTCGTTCATGGACGGTTGCCGTCATTGCAACAATTATTGTTTATTTTGTTTCTGGTTATTTAATCGGTCATCTTACTGACGATCCACGACCATGGATTGATGCAATCAGCTTTTCCATCAGTCTTTCCGCTGGTGTTATTTGCTTCTTGCGTTTTAACAACCAATATTTCTGGTGGCTTGCATCTGGTCTTGCACAACTAGTACTCTGGTTTGTTTCTTACAAGCAAGGATCTGCCACTTTAGCAATGGCCGTTAACAGCTCAATTTACCTTATTAATGATGTTCTCGCCTTTACCATTTCACCATGGTACAACGAACGTGAACGTCAACGCCTCAGTAAGGAAGAAGCAGCCTATGCCAAAGAATTGGGCTTAGAATAA